The following coding sequences are from one Novosphingobium sp. Gsoil 351 window:
- a CDS encoding GNAT family N-acetyltransferase, with amino-acid sequence MSGLRIRDYDASLAGDFARINRQWIEEMYALEPVDEAQLADPHGQIVAPGGAVLFAEDEALGIVGTCGLLKTSEGEFELIKMAVLPQARARGAGEALLRAAIARAFALSATRLFLLTNSKSQAAIRLYERNGFVHDAEVLARCGGEYSRCDVAMRYIGEGATAAS; translated from the coding sequence ATGAGCGGATTGCGCATCCGCGACTATGATGCATCGCTGGCCGGAGATTTCGCCCGGATCAACCGTCAGTGGATCGAGGAAATGTACGCGCTCGAGCCGGTCGACGAGGCGCAGCTTGCCGATCCTCACGGACAGATCGTTGCCCCAGGGGGCGCGGTCCTGTTTGCCGAGGACGAGGCGCTGGGGATCGTCGGTACCTGCGGACTGCTCAAGACCAGCGAGGGGGAATTCGAGTTGATCAAGATGGCGGTTCTCCCCCAGGCGCGGGCGCGCGGCGCGGGTGAGGCGCTGCTGCGCGCCGCGATTGCCCGCGCCTTCGCGCTGAGCGCGACGCGTCTGTTCCTGCTGACCAACAGCAAGAGCCAGGCGGCGATCCGCCTCTACGAACGCAACGGCTTCGTCCACGATGCCGAAGTCCTCGCCCGCTGTGGCGGGGAGTACAGCCGTTGCGACGTGGCAATGCGCTATATCGGTGAGGGCGCTACCGCGGCTTCCTGA
- a CDS encoding acyl-CoA dehydrogenase family protein, with product MDFALPADLVAYLAELDAFIDAEIRPLEQADDNIRFFDHRREYARTDFENGGLPRHEWEDLLRQSRKIADQAGHWRFSAPKKYGGQDGANLWMAVIRDRFAQKGLGLHNDLQNEHSIVGNFPFVAMFEEFGTEAQKQEFILGGFEGKRRVAFGLTEPDHGSDATWMETRAVAETRDGVAGWRIDGAKMWITGMHVASHCALFARTRGSPGEARGITCFLVPNPTEGLKIEEWMWTFNMPTDHPRLSLTNVWVPHEAILGEEGRGLSLAQSFVHQNRIRQAASSLGAATFCVEESVRYARMRKPFGEELARNQGIQFPLVELATQCEMLRMLIYKTAWEMDQMPHKEIEHRLSDKISMCNYYANRLVCEAADRAMQVHGGIGYSRHKPFEHIYRHHRRYRITEGAEEIQMRKVAAYLFGYLGPRKAEFAAL from the coding sequence ATGGATTTCGCCCTGCCCGCCGACCTCGTCGCCTATCTCGCCGAACTCGACGCGTTCATCGACGCCGAGATCAGACCGCTGGAACAGGCCGACGACAACATTCGCTTTTTCGATCACCGCCGCGAGTACGCGCGCACCGACTTCGAGAACGGGGGACTGCCCCGGCATGAGTGGGAAGACCTGCTCCGCCAATCGCGCAAAATCGCGGACCAGGCGGGACACTGGCGGTTCTCCGCGCCCAAGAAGTACGGCGGCCAGGACGGCGCCAACCTGTGGATGGCGGTCATCCGCGATCGCTTCGCGCAGAAGGGCCTGGGGCTCCACAACGATCTCCAGAACGAGCACTCGATCGTCGGCAACTTCCCTTTCGTGGCGATGTTCGAGGAGTTCGGAACCGAGGCGCAGAAGCAGGAATTCATCCTCGGCGGGTTCGAAGGCAAGCGCAGGGTCGCGTTCGGGCTGACCGAGCCCGACCACGGCTCCGACGCGACCTGGATGGAGACCCGCGCGGTGGCGGAAACCCGCGACGGGGTCGCCGGGTGGCGGATCGACGGGGCCAAGATGTGGATCACCGGAATGCACGTGGCCAGTCACTGCGCGCTATTTGCGCGCACCCGGGGCAGCCCCGGCGAGGCTCGCGGCATCACCTGCTTCCTCGTCCCCAATCCGACCGAGGGCCTCAAGATCGAGGAGTGGATGTGGACCTTCAACATGCCCACCGACCACCCGCGGCTGAGCCTGACCAATGTCTGGGTGCCGCACGAGGCGATCCTGGGCGAGGAGGGACGGGGTCTCAGCCTGGCGCAGAGCTTCGTCCACCAGAACCGCATCCGCCAGGCGGCCTCGTCGCTCGGTGCCGCCACCTTCTGCGTCGAGGAAAGCGTCCGCTACGCCCGGATGCGCAAGCCATTCGGCGAGGAACTGGCGCGCAACCAGGGCATCCAGTTCCCGCTGGTTGAGCTGGCGACCCAATGCGAGATGCTGCGGATGCTGATCTACAAGACCGCGTGGGAGATGGACCAGATGCCCCACAAGGAGATCGAGCACCGCCTCTCCGACAAGATCAGCATGTGCAACTACTACGCCAACCGGCTGGTGTGCGAGGCGGCGGACCGGGCGATGCAGGTCCACGGCGGGATCGGCTATTCGCGGCACAAGCCGTTCGAGCACATCTATCGCCACCACCGCCGCTATCGCATCACCGAAGGCGCCGAGGAGATTCAGATGCGCAAGGTCGCGGCGTATCTGTTCGGCTATCTCGGGCCGCGGAAGGCGGAGTTCGCGGCCCTATGA
- a CDS encoding phosphotransferase produces MEGLAEQFAQHGGDRPIIALGLAWLRANLPDPIAPRLLHGDFRIGNLMTENGRLTGVLDWELAHLGDFHEDLAFGCMAVWRFGSPLPGFGLGSLDELFDAYEANGGAKVDPARFRFWQVYRTVWWALGCLGMGQTWRSGADRSLERVVVGRRAAEQELDLLLLVEDEAPEAERARAVPSAPTAAPREAGEPSADEILTAVGEWLGLVKERFVGRERFEHAVARNALGIVARELATRSPAEDRVLADDILAGRATLATQGLLARLRRSALTKLAADQPKYPSLALARGKWQVS; encoded by the coding sequence GTGGAGGGGCTTGCCGAGCAGTTTGCCCAGCACGGCGGCGACCGCCCGATCATAGCCCTTGGCCTCGCGTGGCTGCGCGCGAACTTGCCGGATCCTATAGCGCCACGGCTGCTTCATGGCGATTTCCGCATCGGCAACCTGATGACCGAGAATGGTCGGCTGACCGGGGTGCTCGACTGGGAACTGGCGCACCTTGGCGATTTCCACGAGGATCTGGCATTCGGATGCATGGCAGTCTGGCGCTTCGGCAGCCCGCTGCCTGGGTTCGGCCTGGGGTCGCTCGACGAGCTGTTCGACGCCTATGAGGCCAATGGTGGGGCGAAAGTGGACCCGGCGCGGTTCCGGTTCTGGCAGGTCTATCGCACGGTATGGTGGGCCCTGGGGTGTTTGGGGATGGGCCAGACCTGGCGCAGCGGCGCCGACCGCAGCCTCGAACGCGTGGTCGTCGGAAGACGCGCCGCCGAGCAGGAACTCGACCTGCTGCTGCTTGTCGAGGACGAAGCGCCCGAGGCTGAGCGGGCGCGGGCGGTACCGTCGGCTCCAACCGCCGCGCCGCGCGAGGCGGGCGAGCCATCCGCCGATGAAATCCTCACCGCGGTTGGCGAATGGCTGGGGTTGGTCAAGGAACGTTTCGTGGGGCGCGAACGCTTCGAGCACGCCGTCGCGCGCAACGCCTTGGGCATCGTGGCGCGCGAACTGGCGACGCGGTCCCCGGCCGAGGACCGTGTGCTGGCGGACGATATTCTGGCCGGGCGCGCGACGCTGGCGACGCAGGGCCTGCTCGCGCGCCTGCGGCGTTCGGCGCTGACCAAGCTGGCGGCGGACCAGCCGAAATATCCTTCGCTCGCCTTGGCCCGCGGGAAATGGCAGGTCTCTTAA
- a CDS encoding phosphotransferase → MGETNQNLAARLGEVMKRAGGRGAVADLERLSGGANMESWAFFSAGNAYVLRRAPSAEVMAGRPLDHAGEASIIRAAHAAGVLAPEVVAELEPGDDLGSGFVMRRLPGTAAPEVALGGGAQLLGDLGASLAAVHRIDPASMTVAPRLDPPPAWRGLPSSLPSTAATARS, encoded by the coding sequence ATGGGCGAAACGAATCAGAACCTGGCTGCCAGGCTAGGCGAGGTTATGAAACGGGCCGGGGGGCGCGGCGCGGTAGCCGATCTGGAGCGCCTCTCGGGCGGCGCCAACATGGAGAGCTGGGCCTTTTTCAGCGCTGGCAATGCCTATGTCCTGCGCCGTGCGCCCTCCGCAGAGGTCATGGCGGGCCGTCCTCTCGATCACGCGGGCGAGGCCTCGATAATCCGCGCCGCGCACGCCGCCGGAGTCTTGGCACCTGAGGTGGTTGCGGAACTCGAGCCCGGCGACGACCTCGGCAGTGGCTTCGTCATGCGTCGCCTGCCCGGTACCGCCGCGCCAGAGGTGGCGCTGGGCGGAGGAGCGCAGCTGCTCGGCGATCTCGGCGCGTCGCTTGCAGCGGTCCACCGTATCGATCCGGCGTCGATGACGGTGGCGCCCCGCCTCGATCCCCCGCCGGCGTGGAGGGGCTTGCCGAGCAGTTTGCCCAGCACGGCGGCGACCGCCCGATCATAG